A window of Ranitomeya variabilis isolate aRanVar5 chromosome 2, aRanVar5.hap1, whole genome shotgun sequence contains these coding sequences:
- the POP4 gene encoding ribonuclease P protein subunit p29 isoform X1, whose protein sequence is METNVIYQKLSPSESRDLGLEAQSSQKSEAFVKSFLRRCVPSLENVDEFLGRKALALEHEQKKKTRKRHKAKGFTAKERRELKLFRINPDQQRYHMYLPLHQLWKQYVRDLCNGLRPGTQTQMIQSKILKADLHGAAVTVFKSKCPSYVGLAGIILQESKHVFKIITEEDKLKVVPKLNCVFSVEIDGFITYIYGSKLQMRASERSAKKFKAKGSIDL, encoded by the exons ATGGAAACAA ATGTCATCTACCAGAAGTTGTCTCCGAGTGAGTCCCGAGATCTTGGGTTAGAG GCGCAGAGCAGCCAGAAGTCGGAGGCGTTTGTGAAATCCTTCCTACGGCGCTGCGTCCCCTCTCTGGAGAACGTGGATGAGTTCCTGGGTAGGAAAGCTCTGGCGCTGGAGCACGAGCAGAAGAAGAAGACACGAAAGAGGCACAAGGCGAAGGGTTTCACAGCCAAGGAGCGCAGGGAGCTGAAACTGTTCAGGATCAACCCGGATCAGCAGAG GTATCACATGTACCTCCCACTGCACCAGCTGTGGAAGCAATACGTCCGAGATCTGTGCAACGGGCTGCGGCCGGGCAC ACAAACACAGATGATCCAGAGCAAGATCCTGAAGGCCGATCTACACGGAGCCGCAGTGACAG TGTTTAAGTCGAAATGTCCGTCGTACGTGGGACTTGCAGGGATCATCTTACAAGAGTCCAAACACGTCTTCAAGATCATCACCGAGGAGGATAAACTGAAAG TCGTTCCCAAGTTGAACTGCGTCTTCAGCGTGGAAATTGACGGATTTATCACCTACATCTACGGGAGCAAGCTGCAGATGAGAGCCAGCGAGCGCTCCGCCAAGAAGTTCAAAGCCAAAGGAAGCATCGACCTGTGA
- the POP4 gene encoding ribonuclease P protein subunit p29 isoform X2 encodes MSSTRSCLRAQSSQKSEAFVKSFLRRCVPSLENVDEFLGRKALALEHEQKKKTRKRHKAKGFTAKERRELKLFRINPDQQRYHMYLPLHQLWKQYVRDLCNGLRPGTQTQMIQSKILKADLHGAAVTVFKSKCPSYVGLAGIILQESKHVFKIITEEDKLKVVPKLNCVFSVEIDGFITYIYGSKLQMRASERSAKKFKAKGSIDL; translated from the exons ATGTCATCTACCAGAAGTTGTCTCCGA GCGCAGAGCAGCCAGAAGTCGGAGGCGTTTGTGAAATCCTTCCTACGGCGCTGCGTCCCCTCTCTGGAGAACGTGGATGAGTTCCTGGGTAGGAAAGCTCTGGCGCTGGAGCACGAGCAGAAGAAGAAGACACGAAAGAGGCACAAGGCGAAGGGTTTCACAGCCAAGGAGCGCAGGGAGCTGAAACTGTTCAGGATCAACCCGGATCAGCAGAG GTATCACATGTACCTCCCACTGCACCAGCTGTGGAAGCAATACGTCCGAGATCTGTGCAACGGGCTGCGGCCGGGCAC ACAAACACAGATGATCCAGAGCAAGATCCTGAAGGCCGATCTACACGGAGCCGCAGTGACAG TGTTTAAGTCGAAATGTCCGTCGTACGTGGGACTTGCAGGGATCATCTTACAAGAGTCCAAACACGTCTTCAAGATCATCACCGAGGAGGATAAACTGAAAG TCGTTCCCAAGTTGAACTGCGTCTTCAGCGTGGAAATTGACGGATTTATCACCTACATCTACGGGAGCAAGCTGCAGATGAGAGCCAGCGAGCGCTCCGCCAAGAAGTTCAAAGCCAAAGGAAGCATCGACCTGTGA